Sequence from the Bremerella volcania genome:
AAGTACCAACCGGCGGGATTTCAGACATCTCGAACCGTGGTTCGCTCGATCAATTGATGCTGACCGAACTGGCGCACGATGATCTGACGCTGGCGGTGCGTATTAGTTCCAATGAAGCTCTCTACTTACGCCGAGAGTCTCCACCTCAGGCAACATGGCGCGAGTTCTCGCTCTTCCTGGATTGCGGCATTCGCATGTGGGGGGTCCCCCGCTTTTATGCCACTGCGGTCGCTCTGGCATTGGTTGCGAACGCGGAGGAATATACCGTTGTTAGGGCTTTTCGCGCCGATGGCGTTCACTTGAAGGAGGTCGACCTTTTGACGCGTGACGGCATCGTCGAGCATCTGCAATGTCTGCAGGCTGAGCTACATCCGGGAGGGGGGCTCAAAGCGTTAGCGGCCAAGTTGAACCCGGAAGAGGAAAGCAACCCGGTTCTGATCACCACCCACGACGTCGCGCACGACAAGTCGTTTCAAGAAGCACTCGCCGCCCAGGCGTTTCCCCTGCTGTATCTGGCGACCGTGAATCGTGATGGGTCCATGCGACTCGAGCAACGGGGATTGCAAGGAAGGAAGCTACTGCGTGAACTGGAGCTGAATCTTGAGGATCTCTACGGCAGCAAACCGAAGAAGTTGCCGGCGCTCGTTGAGAAGACGTGGGGCAGCGACCTTCCAGCGATCTTTTCGATAAGACCATTTCCGCTTCTGCTCTCGGTCAACATTACCAGTGACCAGCAGATGCATCTCGGTGAGCATGGCGTGCTCGGCATTACCAAAGATCGACGATTAATGCATTGGCACCGCAAGGAGCATATTGGTGCGCGGCAACTAGCCGATGATTTGCCTCCCGGCCGACTTCAATGGTTCCATTTCGACGAACCTTCTGACTTGGTGAACGCCATCGTTGTAGAGACGAATTCCCGCAAGCAGTCGCTGTTAGCAGTTCAACTAGGTGGTCAAACAACTTTGGCCGTCGACCTGCAGACTTCCAGCGAATTCATTCCGTTGGCATGGAATGGAGGAATGCTCCTAGGGCAAAAGGGTGCCAATCATCTTTGTGCGATCGACACAACCTCAGGAGAAGAGGTGCAGTCGACCGGAATTCCGTCGTCTTGGAAGCGATGTTCGGGGCGATTCTATCGGAACCCGCGTAGTGACGAATGGTGCGCGGTATCGTTCGACGGCAAGACAATCCGCATGGAAAAGGTTTTTTCAAGTCCTCATGAGAAGACGCCATGGCTGATGCACATTTTTGAGTGCAAAGAGGTCGAAGGCCCAATCGGCCTCACGCACAAAGGGGATATATGCTTCACCGCAACGGGGGAACTGTGGGAAACGCAGATTCCCAAGCAAAGCGTCAAAGGCATAAGCCTAATAGGCCAGCATGCGAGTCGTCTTTGCCTCACGTCCTCGGGACTGGGAAATTACCTGGTCGACGTGCATAAAAGGACGGTTGTCTCGGCGAAGGGAAAGAACACCTCGAGTCTGCTTTTTGGTGAATCGATGGCGTTCATCTCCCCAAGCAATACGCGTCATCGCTTTACCCACATCCAGGTGTGCGAAAATGAATCAGGACAGCTTCGGCTCGGGCTGATCACACGACGCGGCCAAAGGATGATGATCGACTGTAGTCATGGGATCATTCATTTACGATTCCCTCGCGAATCAATGACCACCGAGACGCAACTTCATCGCCCCTTTTCGCCCCTTAAGATTCCTGAAGTTGGATACCAGGTCAGTCGAGCAGTCTGGAATGACGGAAGTGAGGCGTTTTTGGATAGTCGCGGTCTACTCCATCTGCGATCGGCCGATCACACGATCCCGGAAGTGACCATTGCGTTGACCGACGGTGTCGTTGCAGGCTGGGTATCGGACGGACGGCTGTGGGGAGTTCATTACTTTACCCAGCAGCAACCTCATCGCGATGTGGACGCAGAGATATTCGAGCAGGCAATACTCGGATTCTTGGAGCAGTTAGTCTGATGGATGCGGTATTAAATCTCGAATTCTCGGCACATAACGACTGCCCTACCACTTGCTGGTACGTCGCTAGCGATGACGCGCGCGATTGGGTCGATGCCGCATTGGAAGGTTTCCTGCCGGGGAATCAGCTTGCTATTCGTATCTTACCGGTGCCTCAATCGGCGCAGCGGCGAGACCCAATCGGAGCCGTAATGTTCGGTCCACGTGTTGTTCATAACGTGTGGCCGAAGAAGTGCCTTCGTTATACACACCTAACTGAACGATTGATGGTGCCTGTTGAGTCTCAGCTGAGCGCGGAAGTGACGGCGGACGAACTTAACAGTCAATTATCTGATCCGTGGGTCTATGTATGGCATCCGCAGGCCGGACTCGTGGCGTTTGAACCAGAAGATGTTCTTACGCTGGCTGACTTGATTACGCATTGCTCAGCAAAGCCGCCGAATCTACTGCCTGTCGAGCCGGGTACGCACTTACCATCACGCATGACCGCGATTTACCCGGCGATTCCTCCGACCATGCAGATGGTTCTGCGAGAAGGACAAGATGGAATTGGCACCAAGGGAGAAAGCGGTGAAAAGATTCCACCGGGTGACGGCGAGGCGAGGCCAGGCGTGGCTAACTCGCTTGGGCGAATCGGTCTCTCGGTTTTCAGTGCTGGTTTAAATATGGCGTCGGCTGCCGGTGAGTTCGTAGGACGCCATTTGGGATCTGGTAGCGGCGCTGCTGGCGGACCTGTTGGAAGCGGTACGACCGGCGGTAGTGGCGAAAGCTGGCTGGAGCAGCTTAAGGAGTGGACCCAGCGCCGACTCGAACATTTGAACGAGGCGGTCCTCTCGGAACGCGAGAAAGAGATTAATCGCCTGATGAACCTCCTGGAAATGAATCCGGACGAGGGCCTGAAATGGGCATTGCCCATTAGCGGGGAAGCACATCGCGGTATGGCGACTCCTTCAAGCCATTTGGCCCAGCGCAATCCTAATTTCAGCTTGGGTGGCCTGGGAGGGGGAGGTCCTGCCGACCATTGGGATCTGTCGTTTCAGCGGCAGCAGGAACTAGTACAGAAGTACCGCGAACTGGCCAACCGCGAGATCGGACTGGGACGTTATCGGCGCGCAGCGTACATCTTCGCGGAACTACTTGCCGACTATGGTTCGGCAGCGGATGTCCTCAAGCAAGGCAAGCACTGGCGCGAAGCTGCCCTGTTGTACAAAGACAAGCTCAGCAATCCTCGCTCGGCGGCGGAGTGCCTGGAACAAGGAGGCTTCTGGACGGAAGCGATCGAACTTCATCTGGAGTTGAAGCAGTATGTCAAAGCCGGCGAATTGTATCGCCAGTTGGAGCAAGAAGACGAAGCCGTCAAATGCTTCGAGATCGCCGTTAGCGAATGTCGGGATCGGCGAGACTTCCTCGGCGCGGCAGATTTGCTTGAGAATAAACTAAGTGATCTTCCGAGAGCGATTACTTCGCTGGAAGATGCCTGGCCGCATAGCAATCAGGCCACCTCAGGACTACGGGAATTGTTTTCCGTATATCAACGTCATGGGCTCCATGAGAATGCGATGGAAACCATCGAACGTGTGCGAAGCGGCTTCACTCCCCCTCAAATGCAGGTTGCCTTGGTCGAAACGCTGTCTGATAAGGCGAGTAGTTACCCCGATCGTAACGTTAAGCATTTGGCGGCGGATGCAACGCGCGTGGTGGCGTCGAAGCTCTTGAGCCAACCCCGAACGATGGATCGAAGTCGAATTCTTCAAGCCGTAAGGCGACTTCAGCCGGATGACCGCCTGCTTGCACGAGACTGTCTGCGCTTTGGTCAACAAAAGAAGGAAAAGATCCCAAAAGCGACACCGCGGTCGCAGAATATGGTTCGTATCTGTTTTGAGCGGATGATCGAACTGCAGCGTACCACGCCTGAGTGTGAGTCGATTGCATCCGCTGTATCGGCCAACGTGATCTTTCAGGCTGTCCAGAATCAAGCAAGCGGACACTTGAGGATCTTTCGCTTGGCGTGGGAAGATGGATTCCAATCGGTGAAGGAATGGAAGAATGCACCGATTCGGCCCGAGAGTCTTTCGGCGTTCGCGGTGGATCCTAATCGACCCAATCGAGTGTACTTCAATACCCTACTCTGCGATTTGCTTGACCCTCCTTCGGTGACATTCCCGCAGGAGGATCAAGTTCCCTTTGAAACGAACCTGGCATTCTTAGGCCGGCATATGTTCGGCGCGAGTCTGACTTCACATGGGATTCTGTGGATGGTTTATCGCAATGTGACCGGCGAACTCACATTGAGTGCCACTGATCAGCGTGGGAAGCTTGTGAGTACTGTTTCCCTGCACGGATACAACGAAGTGGCCGCATCGATCATTGATTCGCCGACGAGGGTCTGCCCCATGCATGCCACGTCGAAATACGTCTACGTTGGACTCGGCGGCGATCTGGTAGTCCATGATCATGATGCGACTCGTTCTGTCACGTTGGATCAAACGATCTGTCGTCTGGTGGGATCGTTTCCTAATACACGTCCACGGCTATTGGTTTCGCTTGAACAAGGAGCGAGGATCTATTGGGATGACTACGTCGATGGACGGGCATTCGATTTCGCGACGGAGCTAAATAGCCCTTACCTGGCGTTTAGCCGCGGCGGCAATATCATCGCGGCGTCGGATCGGGCCTGTCAGATTTATTCAACGCGAAATACCAAAATGGAACTGGTGGGTGAGCTTCAGTTGGGGGCTGCTGTTCGTGGGGTAATCACCGGCAATGCACCGGAACAGTTCGGCATTGTGCAAAAAGACGGGCGAATTGCGATTTATTCATGGTCGGCACCAGGAAACTAACCCCATTGATCGACGGTATGTAAAACGATCTGGTTAAAAAGGAATCCGTGAGATACGATTAAGAGTCCTGCCTGCTGTTTTCCCTGCCCTTAGGCCCCCGCCGATGCCACATCTTTCAAAGCGCGCTAGCGACCCGCGATACGTTCTATGGAGCGTTGTACTGCTGAATATGTTCGTATTGTGGGAGGCCCCTACCTGTCTGGCCGACGAGCTTTCGCCGGAAATGTCGCGCTGGGGGGAGCGCTATGCCAAGGACATTTTGCCGATCATCCAATCGCGATGCATTGAATGCCATCGGGGGAAAGATGCGGATGGGGAATTCGACTTAAGTCGCTTTACCAGTGGCGAAGTTGCCGCCAAGGCCGGCGATGTCTGGGAACGCGTGGCCCGACGGATCCGGCAAAACGAAATGCCACCGGAAGGAAGCCCGGGACTGAACGACCCGCAAAAGGGTGCCTTCAATGGTTGGCTCGATTCTCGTCCAGACCAAGATCTCTGTAATCAGCTGGCATCGGACGAAACCCAGGCCTGGTATCGCGGTCATGTAATGAGTCGTCGATTGACGCGAACCGAATATCGCAACGCGGTTCGAGACCTGATCGGTCTCGAATTGAAACCACATGAACTACCACCTTCCGATGGTGCAGGTGGCGAAGGATTCGATACCGTCGGAGATGCGTTATTTACCTCCCCGATTCATATGGAAGCGTACCTGGTCGCTGCCGATCGAATCATTGAAACGGCACTTCCGGATCATCTGGATGGAGTATCGCCCGACGTCATTGCCGCCAGAGAGGCAATTCTTTCTGATGTATCCGCAACCATTGGTCCGAAAAGCGACTCTAGTCATCGAGAAGCGGCAAAGCAGTGCATCAAGCGATTTGCACGGCGAGCCTGGCGACGCCCGGTATCGGAAGAAGATCTGGAACGCTTACTTGCCATCTACGATGCTGCTCTTGTTCGAAGGGGCGGCTTGGTGGCGGCGCTTCGCGAACCGCTCAAAGCGGTTCTGGTGTCGCCTCACTTTCTGTTTGTCGTCGAGTCGGAACCTGCTGGCGGCGGAGTGCAGCGAATCACGGCCCATCAAATGGCGACCCGCTTGTCGTTGCTGATTTGGTCGTCGATTCCTGACGATCGGCTGTTAACCCTCGCAGACGAGGAAAAGCTCTTCGACGAGAATACTCTACGGAAGGAAATCCGTCGCATGCTGGCAGACCCTAAAGCCATCGCGCTGGGAGAGAACTTCGGTTTGCAGTGGCTGGGACTACGCGAATTTGGCAACGGACCTCGACCCGATGCAGATGTGTTTCCTCAGTTCGACGATGCGCTAGCGGAGGACATGCGAGAAGAGGCCATCCTGACGGTTGCCAATGTCTTTCGAGAAGATGAGCCTTTGACGCATCTTGTAGACGCTCAGTACATCTACGCTAATGCGCGGTTAGCCAAATATTATGGGCTGTCGATTGACGAGGGGGCCGGCTGGCAGCGAGTCGAGCTGCCGAATCGGCAACGAGGTGGTGTGATGACGATGGCTAGTGTCTTGACGTCGGCATCGTACCCACGACGAACGAGCCCGGTACTGCGAGGAAGATGGATCTTAGAGGAAGTCTTAGGATCTCGCGTTCCACCTCCGCCCCCGAATGTGCCGGCGCTTGAAGAGTCGCATGAAGAGGGTAAAAACCTGACGCTTCGCGAACGGCTTGAGGTGCATCGTCAAAAGGCCGAGTGTGCCAGTTGTCATAACCGAATGGATCCTCTGGGATTCGGCCTGGAGAATTTCGACGGCATTGGTCGATGGCGGGAAAACGACAACGGACAGCCCATCGACGCGGCCGGCAAGCTTCCTTCGGGAGATAAGTTTAGCGGACCGGAAGAATTGAAAACGGTCATCTTGAAGCGAAGTGGTGAGTTTCAGAAACACTTCGTGCGGAAATTGATCGGATTCGCGTATGGACGCGAGCTGAATAAGTTCGACAACTGCGTCGTTGATCACTGTTTGAAGAAGCTGAAAGAGAACGACTTGAAGGCTGCGGTTTTGATTGAAGAGATTGCCCTGTCCTATCCCTTTCAGCACCGTTACTTCAAGTCGGACAAATAAGAGATACGATTTCCATTCACTGGAATTTGCCGTCATGAACAAGAAAATCGAATCTGCCAAGGCTTTGTCGCGTCGCCGCTTCTTGCAGGGATGCGGGGTGGCGTTGAGCCTGCCGTGGATGCCATCGCTTGCTCCGAGAATTGCCGAAGCGGCTGAAGCTAATGGTCCACCGGTTCGCTCCGCTTTCCTTTACTTTCCCAATGGAGTATGGGAGAAGGACTGGATTCCCAAAGAAGCCGGCGATCACTACGAACTCACCCCATCGCTAACTCCGTTGGCGGATGTCCGCCAGGATGTACTCGTGTTGACGGGGCTGGATAAGAAGCACAGCCATGGAGGGGATGGTCACTATGCTAAGACGGCAAACTTTTTGACAGGAATGCCGGTTACCAAGACAACGGGCAAGGATATCAGCAGCGGAGGGATTTCTGTTGATCAATTAATGGCACAGCATACAGGGAAGTTCACTCCCCTCCCGTCGCTTGAACTGGGGACCGAGCCGGTTATCAGCGGCATTGACAGCAATGTGGGGTATACCAGACTCTACGGTTCCCATATTTCATGGCAGTCCCCTACCCGCCCCGTGGCCAAGGAAATCAATCCGCGATTGGTTTATCAGCGGTTGTTTGGCAAGACGCTAACTCCTGATTCCACCAAGGCGGAGTCATATCGAAACTTGCTTGACTTCGTGCTTGAGGATGCAAGACGCTTACGCCCGACGCTGGGTCGCGACGATCAGTTCAAGATGGACGAATACCTTGATTCGGTACGGGCCGTTGAGAAGCGTATTGAGTTCGCCACCAAGGGAGAACAGGGGGACTGGCAGCCAGACGTGGACGATCATGTTCTCGCGGCCGCCCAGCCAGGCGTTCCCGGTGATTTTCGCGAACACATCGCGATCATGCTGGATCTGATCGTGCTGGCATTTCAAACCGATTCGACGCGCGTGGCGTCAATGATGTTTGCTAACGACGTATCTGGCAGAAACTTTTCTTTCCTGGATGGCGTGCGCGGCGGTCATCATGAACTGTCGCACCACGAAAACAAAAAGGAAAAGATCGAACAGTATCAACGCATCAATCGTTGGCACGTCGAGCAGTTCGCACAGATGCTAACCAAACTGCGAAGCATCAAGGAAGGAGACGGAACCTTGCTGGACAATTGCATGATCTTGTTTGGTTCCAGCATGTCGGATGGGAATCGCCATGATCCCGACAACCTCCCGATACTCTTAGGAGGTCGCGGGGGACGAAGCTTGAACTCCGGACGGCACCTGCCCGCCGATGGCCAGGTTCCGCTGTGTAACCTATACCATGCGATGCTCGACCGCATGGGTGTTGAAGTGGAAGCCTTCGGAGATAGCACAGGGCCACTGAAAGACCTGGCTTAACTATTTCGCGGAGTCGTCTTGCAAGAGCTTGGTGATAGCACCCATTAGGACCTGTTCGGCTCGACCGGAAACTCGCGAGGCGGTGCGGCTCGTTTCGTAGCCACCTTCGCCATACGAGACTTCAGTGCCAATGTAGCCTGGGGCATAGTCGCCGTAGGCAGCCATCGCCACGAACAGGTCGGGACGAAGCTTTTGAGCAGCAAGTTGATATTCAACGAATAGCTCTCCAGGCATATGGAGGATTCTGGCATCGCCAATCGCCAGGCATTGAATCGCGATCGCGTCGCCTGCTTCGTTACGTCGCAGCCAGGCCAACTCCCGAGCTGCTCGGAAATGGGTCAAACGGTCGAGTTCTTTATTCTTTAACTCGCTGAGGGCCTCTTCTTTTTGAATATAGGGAGAAAGCGGTAGCAGTACGTCGACCGATGTCATCGTTACATCGTCGGCTTCAATTGGTCGGCGTGTGGTCGCCTCCCAGGCTCGCTGCATTCCATCTTCGACCCGTTTGGCGAGCACCTCACGGTTTTCCTTCGCGCCGTCATTCCATTTTCCTGCCCCGATGTTGCCGCCTGCCCCATTGAAGTGGATATGGAAAGTCTTTGTCTTCTCCTCCCGCGCATTGCGTGCCATGCCGGGAAAGTCAGGATTGGCCAAGCCGGTCCGGTAGTAGCTTTGCGGGTGAGTTGCGTAGTAGGTCATCACGGCCAAAGGGCGGTCGCCGTTCCAGAAACTGATGGACTTGCACATCGGATCGATCGTTCCAATCGGCTGCGCGCGGATGACAGGATCTTTGGTCGCC
This genomic interval carries:
- a CDS encoding DUF1592 domain-containing protein produces the protein MPHLSKRASDPRYVLWSVVLLNMFVLWEAPTCLADELSPEMSRWGERYAKDILPIIQSRCIECHRGKDADGEFDLSRFTSGEVAAKAGDVWERVARRIRQNEMPPEGSPGLNDPQKGAFNGWLDSRPDQDLCNQLASDETQAWYRGHVMSRRLTRTEYRNAVRDLIGLELKPHELPPSDGAGGEGFDTVGDALFTSPIHMEAYLVAADRIIETALPDHLDGVSPDVIAAREAILSDVSATIGPKSDSSHREAAKQCIKRFARRAWRRPVSEEDLERLLAIYDAALVRRGGLVAALREPLKAVLVSPHFLFVVESEPAGGGVQRITAHQMATRLSLLIWSSIPDDRLLTLADEEKLFDENTLRKEIRRMLADPKAIALGENFGLQWLGLREFGNGPRPDADVFPQFDDALAEDMREEAILTVANVFREDEPLTHLVDAQYIYANARLAKYYGLSIDEGAGWQRVELPNRQRGGVMTMASVLTSASYPRRTSPVLRGRWILEEVLGSRVPPPPPNVPALEESHEEGKNLTLRERLEVHRQKAECASCHNRMDPLGFGLENFDGIGRWRENDNGQPIDAAGKLPSGDKFSGPEELKTVILKRSGEFQKHFVRKLIGFAYGRELNKFDNCVVDHCLKKLKENDLKAAVLIEEIALSYPFQHRYFKSDK
- a CDS encoding DUF1552 domain-containing protein encodes the protein MNKKIESAKALSRRRFLQGCGVALSLPWMPSLAPRIAEAAEANGPPVRSAFLYFPNGVWEKDWIPKEAGDHYELTPSLTPLADVRQDVLVLTGLDKKHSHGGDGHYAKTANFLTGMPVTKTTGKDISSGGISVDQLMAQHTGKFTPLPSLELGTEPVISGIDSNVGYTRLYGSHISWQSPTRPVAKEINPRLVYQRLFGKTLTPDSTKAESYRNLLDFVLEDARRLRPTLGRDDQFKMDEYLDSVRAVEKRIEFATKGEQGDWQPDVDDHVLAAAQPGVPGDFREHIAIMLDLIVLAFQTDSTRVASMMFANDVSGRNFSFLDGVRGGHHELSHHENKKEKIEQYQRINRWHVEQFAQMLTKLRSIKEGDGTLLDNCMILFGSSMSDGNRHDPDNLPILLGGRGGRSLNSGRHLPADGQVPLCNLYHAMLDRMGVEVEAFGDSTGPLKDLA